Proteins encoded in a region of the Populus nigra chromosome 3, ddPopNigr1.1, whole genome shotgun sequence genome:
- the LOC133689603 gene encoding fructose-bisphosphate aldolase 6, cytosolic-like, whose protein sequence is MSCFKNKYADELVKNAAYIGTPGKGILAADESTGTIGKRLSSINVENVEENRRALRELLFCTPGALQHLSGVIFFEETLYQKTASGKLFVDVLKKGGVLPGIKVDKGTVELPGTNGETTTQGLDGLGQRCAKYYEAGARFAKWRAVLKIGLTEPSELAIHENAYGLARYAAICQENGLVPIVEPEILIDGSHSIEKCAAVTERVLAACYKALNDHHVMLEGTLLKPNMVTPGSDAPKVAHEVIAKCTVRALQRTVPAAVPAIVFLSGGQSEEEATRNLNAINKLKTKKPWSLSFSFGRALQQSTLKAWAGKTENVEKARAAFLCRCKANSEATLGTYQGDAAPGEGASESLHVKDYKY, encoded by the exons ATGTCTTGCTTCAAGAACAAATACGCTG aTGAGCTTGTTAAGAATGCTGCCTACATTGGCACCCCTGGAAAGGGTATCCTTGCTGCTGATGAGTCAACTGGCACAATTGGCAAGCGTCTATCCAGTATTAATGTTGAGAACGTTGAGGAAAACAGGCGTGCCCTTCGTGAGCTCCTTTTCTGCACTCCTGGTGCCCTCCAACACCTCAGTGGAGTCATTTTCTTTGAGGAAACTCTCTACCAAAAGACTGCGTCAG GCAAGCTCTTTGTTGATGTCTTGAAGAAAGGTGGTGTTCTACCTGGAATCAAGGTTGACAAGGGTACTGTTGAGCTTCCTGGCACTAATGGTGAGACCACAACTCAGGGTCTTGATGGCCTTGGTCAACGCTGTGCAAAGTACTATGAAGCTGGTGCACGTTTTGCCAAATGGCGCGCTGTGCTAAAGATTGGTCTCACTGAGCCATCTGAGTTGGCCATCCATGAGAATGCCTATGGTTTAGCCAGATACGCTGCCATCTGCCAGGAGAATGGCTTGGTCCCCATTGTGGAGCCTGAAATCTTGATTGACGGGTCTCATAGTATTGAGAAGTGTGCTGCTGTAACTGAGCGGGTTCTCGCTGCATGCTACAAAGCTCTCAATGACCACCATGTCATGCTTGAGGGTACTCTTTTGAAACCCAACATGGTGACTCCTGGATCGGATGCACCAAAGGTTGCACACGAGGTGATTGCCAAGTGCACTGTCCGTGCCCTTCAACGCACTGTGCCTGCTGCAGTTCCTGCTATCGTATTCTTGTCTGGTGGACAGAGTGAGGAGGAGGCTACACGCAACCTCAATgccattaacaaactaaaaacgAAGAAGCCATggtctctttccttttcctttggaCGTGCCCTTCAGCAGAGTACCCTTAAGGCCTGGGCTGGCAAGACCGAGAATGTGGAGAAGGCTCGTGCAGCATTCCTTTGCAGGTGCAAAGCTAACTCAGAGGCTACTCTTGGTACTTACCAGGGTGATGCTGCTCCTGGCGAGGGTGCTTCAGAGAGCCTCCACGTCAAGGACTATAAGTATTAA
- the LOC133688343 gene encoding nifU-like protein 3, chloroplastic, producing the protein MLNPFLSLTQKTQLSLLFKTDPVSDSCGLSSKQNAFLRGQFQFHSRHFLHFKLNRGRMKCTGVVVSPSCVLPLTEENVEKVLDEVRPSLMRDGGNVALHEIDGLVVVLKLQGACGSCPSSSMTLKMGIETKLRDKIPEIMDVEQIMDTETGLELNEENVEKALAEIRPYLAGTGGGVLELVQINDYVVKVRLSGPAAGVMTVRVALTQKLRETIPAIAAVQLID; encoded by the exons ATGTTGAacccttttctctctttaactCAGAAAACCCAGCTATCACTTTTGTTTAAG ACCGACCCCGTTTCAGATTCCTGTGGATTATCTTCAAAGCAGAATGCTTTTCTCAGAGGACAGTTTCAATTTCATAGCAGACACTTTCTTCACTTCAAGTTGAACCGTGGTCGGATGAAATGTACAG GAGTTGTGGTTTCGCCGAGTTGTGTGCTCCCATTGACTGAAGAGAATGTGGAGAAGGTTTTAGATGAGGTACGGCCTAGCTTAATGCGTGATGGAGGCAATGTGGCTTTGCATGAGATAGATGGTCTTGTTGTGGTTTTAAAGCTGCAAGGAGCATGTGGATCATGTCCAAGCTCAAGTATGACGTTAAAGATGGGAATTGAGACTAAGCTGCGGGATAAAATACCCGAAATCATGGATGTAGAGCAGATCATGGACACTGAAACTGGATTGGAGCTAAATGAGGAAAATGTCGAAAAG GCCCTTGCTGAGATTAGACCATACCTTGCTGGGACAGGAGGTGGAGTGCTTGAACTTGTTCAAATCAATGATTATGTTGTCAAGGTTCGGCTTAGTGGTCCTGCAGCTGGTGTTATGACTGTTCGTGTTGCCTTAACTCAGAAGTTGAGAGAAACGATACCTGCCATTGCAGCTGTCCAACTGATAGATTGA